The sequence ttttttaagacttttttttttttaatactcaaagGCAAAGGAGAGGGATGTGGGAAAGGTAAAGTGAGGAGCTCCACTTGGAAGTAACCAGGTGGGTGTTAGGGTTTGGGGCTAGACGGGGCCTGTCGTATAAGTAGTGCAGTGTGTTCTTTTCCCATCCTGTACTGCTCCGCCCCATGGGATGTTTGCTATTTTTAGCTATACGTGGGGCTAGAATTAGATTTGAAGGAGGTCATGGAACTTCTTTTTGGAAAGCCTGCCTTTGCTATCCTGCTAGCTTTCTGGGATTGGGCTTTTGGTTTTGTCCCATGGCACACATCCTTTCCTAAAATCTTGGACCCTGGGTGTTCATGTTAATTATGTCCCCAGGTTAGTGAAGAGTGCTAGGAAAGTTGGGCTCTAGAGTGGAGTCTTGTGtcaatttgtgtttttatttttttatgctacCTTCCTCCCCTTCAAGGGttttgtgcgtgcgtgtgtgtgtgtgtgtgtgtgtgtatttttttttaagatgagtgTGTATCTACTGCTCTGAATTTGTTTCTTAGCACCATCTGTTGGTACCTTCCATGTAACACTATAGTTGGTTTGGCTCTTAGTTCAGAGACCAATGTTCTGTTCCCTTTGTTCCCTTGTGGTCTGAGGGCAAGTTGTTACTCGCCTTGAGTaacttttgcttctctttttatgGCATTTTGACTGTGTCCATTGTAGTATTCTGATCTTAACAGATATCCACCCTCCTAATGTGGATATGATTCTCTTAGTTGGGAGGATACTCGGAGCAATTTCTGTCCTCTCCCTTGTATTATAACCAGCTTTGGTGGAGTTATTCTGACCTTGAGTCACTGTGTCCCACCAATTCCCGGGTGTTTGGATCATATTGGCCCTTGGGGGATCatctattgttttctttcctgtacCACCTGCCTTTGAGGTAATGGCATCTTGCCATTGGGTGGTCTCACTGCTCCTTTACCTCCCTGCAAATTTCCCTTCCCATGACAGTTTGTAGCTGGGCAGTCTTAAGACTTGATAGGAAGGAAATTAGATCTAATGTGGAAGAGACCACATTAAAATGGGGGTATTTTTGGGGATGTGGTGGGGTTTTcaatcttctctcttctccccatcccccccatgGGGTGTATTGGAGATCaagttcctcccccccccccggtttaacccccccccccctgccctcctcccgttccccaccccttcctcccccctcccccccagccaaTGGAGATCTTCGTGGATGATGAGACGAAGCTGACGCTGCATGGGTTGCAGCAGTACTACGTGAAACTGAAGGACAACGAGAAGAACCGGAAGCTCTTTGACCTTCTCGATGTCCTTGAGTTCAATCAGGTCAGTTGTTTAAGGTCCAGTAGAGGGATGAGCACGTCTCCAACTGTAGCAGAAACCTGGTTAAGTACCCTTTAATTGAGGATATGATCCATGCGATGTGAGAGAGAATGGTGGAGAAATTGTCTTTAAATGAAATTCTCTTAAGTGAGAATTCAGATGTCTTTTGGGGCTGAGCATGAACAAGGTGTGAGCAGCTGCTTTCCTGTTCCATGGCTGTCACAGCCGggtattcagtaaataaaaatctcaatgaAGAAAATCCTTGAGGGGATTTAATCTTGTAAAAGTTCCAAAATATCTTAGGTTTGTTGGgttcttaaatttgtttcttgtgttatttacCGAGAAGAAGCGTTTCATCACTTTACCTGTTGTGTAGTTTATCTGCACCaaaaactttctaaaattaaGGTAGAATTCTTATGTTGGATGTTCTTGATGAGCAGGAAATATTGGTCCTGGTCTTTCCAgactttagttttaatttttaccacTTTCTCATGAGGTTGCCTCATTCTTGTCTCTCAACACACCTGGTAGTTTTGGTTATTTTCTGTACCTTCTCTGCAGCATGTCTGCTTAGGAGAAGTCAAGAGCTGAGTGAGAAAGGCTAAGTTGTATTTAGATCAGAAGAGGAATATATGGGAGGGACTAGGAGGAATTCCTTTAGAAAAGCATAGTTACTGAAAACATTCCTTGCACGTACGTAATCTCTCTAACATTCCACATGGGCCCACATCCCCCTACTCTCCACACATAGGTGGTGATCTTTGTGAAGTCTGTGCAGCGTTGCATTGCCCTGGCCCAGCTTCTAGTGGAGCAGAACTTCCCAGCCATTGCCATCCACCGAGGGATGCCCCAGGAGGAGAGGTGAGTCAGAGATGGAAAGATGATTTGTGTCcttgggaaggaaaagagaccattgagagaaaggactcaacatttttctaatttcctttctcaCAAAGGCTTTCTCGGTATCAGCAGTTTAAAGATTTTCAACGACGAATTCTTGTGGCCACCAACCTATTTGGCCGAGGCATGGACATTGAACGGGTGAACATTGCCTTCAACTATGACATGCCTGAGGATTCTGACACCTACCTGCATCGGGTAAGCTGCACGCCCACACGGACATCCCAgtgtcccctcccacctcccgaTTTCCTATGTCTTTATACCATATGTCCTCATCCCTCCTTTTGGGTGTCTTCCTACTTTTGGGTCTTCCCAGTGccaccctctgtctccttccaggTGGCCCGAGCAGGCCGGTTTGGCACCAAGGGCTTGGCCATCACGTTTGTGTCAGATGAAAACGATGCCAAGATCCTCAATGACGTGCAGGATCGCTTTGAAGTCAATATTAGTGAGCTGCCTGATGAGATAGACATTTCCTCCTACAGTGAGTATTGATCTCATGAGACTGGCTCTTCAGTCTCCTTGTTCTTAGTGTGTTTGTCTTAAATCCCATGTACGCACATAAGGTCTCTGGTGCATAACAGGCACTCGACAAGTTCATGTCCCCTGATCTTGATGCCCTTGTTGGGATGTGTAGTTGTCCTCTGTGTGGGGTCTTTTTCTCATGACAGATTATTTCTGTCCCCACTCCCAGTGTGTCCTCTGTACCCACAAACTACACAGGCATCTGCATGTAATGGGGGGTGTTTCTGCCAGCCTCGCCATTTCCATGCCTTATTCTAATTGTGCCATGTTTTCTCTTCAGTTGAACAGACGCGGTAGAGGACTCACCCATAGTTTTGGAATGTGACCGTCTGTCCCTCTTCAGGAGATGACAGCAGGCATATGGGGGTGAAGGAGACACTACTGCCACCTGCCCtggcaacccccaccccccaccccatgacttCCCCCTTTTGCATCACCACCACTCCTAAACTCCTATTTCCTGAattgtctgaattttttttaacaaaactaaaaaacacatGTGTCTGTGGTGTCTATAAATGCTCCATCCCTTTATTGGATTTAGGGTGAAGTGAGGCCATGATTCAGTGTATATTCCTATAAGGACTGGGTGCCCTACTGTGGGGCCCAGGTCAGTGGGGAGGGATCAAAGGTAGGGGGATGTGACTAAGAAGACTGCAGAGGCCATGGCTCCCTGCTGCTTTCCAACTTCTGCCCTTTTTGGaggtgttttccatttttcttagtggcctgggaggggctgggatgTTTCTGACCCGAAGGCCCAGTGTGGGTGGTATGTAGTGTTTCCAGTGTTGGAAGGTAAAGTGGGAACTGGTGGAAAGCTTAGGCGTCTCCTAGGCTCTCTCGATGTCTCCTCATCTGTTCCTTCAGCTTCTGGATCTTGAGCACCAGGGCCTGTGCTTCCCAAGCCCCTTCTTGCCCTTCCAGAAGGGCCTGGTACAGCTCCAGCTGCTGCTCCAGCAACTCTTCAGCTTGGGCCAGCTCAGCTGTGGGGCTGGGCCGGGGACCCTgagtgaggggggcagagggTAGGGAGCATCAGCCAGGGTAGGGGGCTGAGGCTTGCTGGAAGTCAGGCCTTCTGCCTCTAACGTTACTTTCGATCCCATTATATTAAGGTGATCTGTACTGTGAAGCCAGGGTAGATTTTGGTCTTGGGGATAAGCCTCTGGGGGGCAGTTTGCTCAGGGGCGATAACTGAACTTGTGTAAGGAAGCATACCGGGTCATGAGAGGTGAGGACTGGCAgtcccttctccacctcctcccctcctacCCCCAACTAAGAAATGATTAACTGTTAGGTGAGGGGAAATTCCTGTTCAAGGACTTCATGGACTCTGCAAGGAGAGAGCTCTATGGGGAGAGGGAGCCCTGAGGTctagagtggggtgggggtggggaaggtgctggggatctggggatGGGAAGTAGGACacaaacttgggggggggggtggcatctACTTGCAGGACTGTGACAAAAGGATTCCTTCATGCCAGCCTCCCCCCTGGTCTCCCCACTCTTGGTGCTACTTACCCTTGACGGTGACCTCATCTTCTCACTGCATGTGGAGCTGGTCTGCTCTTTTGTGCTTGCCTTAGGGCTCTGGGAGCAGCACCTCCAGGAACCCTGGGGCCCCAGGGGCCAGGAAGGCAGGAGGAGGCGACGGCAGCAACATgagagccagggcagagggaggaccaTAGCTGATGTAGCAGGGAGCTGTGTGAGCCGCCCAACAGCCACCAGGAACTGGCTCTTTCCCTCCAGGCCTTGGCCTCGCTTCAGTGACTGGCCctgcccagggccctgcccctATCTTCACCTCCCTCCCAATCTGGCCCTAGACAGTCTTCCTGAGGTGAAAACATTCCTGCTAGTTTAGGCAGAACTTGCTTTAGAACACCGGTGCCCAGCCTACTAGGACTTAAGTCTGTTTTTCCTAGCActatatcttttctcatttcaatTCTGCAAGGTGCAAGGTACATTGCTAGTGTCAGGAAACTGGCTCAGAGGGTTCCCTTCAGGATTCATTCAGTGAGTACCTACTGGGGCCGTCTCTGCCACATGTGCTCAAGGTCCACAGCTGGTTGGTAGAGAAACCTGGAGAATTCATGCCCAGTTCTCTCTGACTTGAAAGGTTATAGCCTGGCTTAAGGATTGGTTACTAaggtctttttctcttcttgctgcCCAGAATGGCATTTTTTCTTGTCTGTTGTGCACTACATGTTGTAGGGGTTTGCATTCTCTGGTAGTTCTGGGCACTGTTGTGTCACTGTAACCTCGGCTCCTGACAAGAGCCTGACACTGGTAGTGGGTCTCAAGCTTTGTTGAACTCGTGAACCCTTCCTTCAAATCTGCATGAGAACAAAAGCTCTGTTCACACACCACGTGTGATGTGAGCATTTATACATGTTGACTTTCTTGCAGTATGTTCTGAAATGTTTTGTGGCTGGATACCTCATAAGGGAGTGGATGGTCCCAATTTTGATCATCTGGGAAAAAGGTAGACtctcaggcagaaaaaaatatctcagaAGACAAGATGGCTGGAGGATGGACAGCTGCTAACCAGCTCACTATCTTTGTGACATCATGCTGAATTTGGAGGGAAGATGGCCTTTGCCATAGCATGGGGATCCAGGAACAGGGAGGTTGACTTTCCTGGAGgtcagtggctctcaaacttgggggggggtgggtggctgAAGCAACTTTAGATGAGGCCAAAGACCCCACATTCCCCATTAGCTGACATGTTCCCACTTTTAAGTGGAAGAACCAAGAACTTTGGTAGGATTTGAGGGGGGAAAGAAGCTTCCTCATATTTCTTAGTGATAAGGTTATGCATGATTCATATTTGACTTGCAGTGTATGCGTggtttaaaatcttatttttttaatgtttatttttgtgagagagagagacaggggcaagGGAGACCAAGACAGAatgtgaatcaggctccaggctctgagctgtcagcacagagcctgatgtggggctcaaactcacaaaccatgtgatcgtgactggagccgaagtcggacacttaaccaactgggccacccaggagccccttaaagtCTTAATTATTAGAACACAAGAGGCCCTAACTACTGTTATGGTTGTGGGAAACTATCCAGTATAAGGTTAAACAAACTATAAGCAAATAACATTGAAGCTAAACTAAccacatttataaattaaaagcaagatTAGTAGCcattaagaaaatacaacaaataaattCTGTAAGACAATCTAAATGATGCACTAATAGCAAAATATCCTTTCTGAAAACTAGGCATCTGAGATTCTATTTTAGGTTATGAACTCTAAAATGGACTAACCTCCAATACTTTGCAGTGGGTGGTCCTAAAC is a genomic window of Panthera uncia isolate 11264 chromosome B2 unlocalized genomic scaffold, Puncia_PCG_1.0 HiC_scaffold_24, whole genome shotgun sequence containing:
- the MCCD1 gene encoding mitochondrial coiled-coil domain protein 1; translation: MVLPLPWLSCCCRRLLLPSWPLGPQGSWRCCSQSPKASTKEQTSSTCSEKMRSPSRGPRPSPTAELAQAEELLEQQLELYQALLEGQEGAWEAQALVLKIQKLKEQMRRHRESLGDA